The genomic window TTCAGCGGTTTCTTTTTTGGCAAAATAGCCTTGTTTTTGGTGGTAATAGCCGATGGCGAAGCGGCCTTGCTCGTCAATGCTCAAATGGCGCGGAAAGGTTTCGGGCAGTTTGGCAATGATTTCGCCCAAATCTTTATCCAAATTCACCGCCATGCCGGCTTTGTCTTTACGCAAACGCGACAAATGGTGTTTTGCACCCGACAAAAGGCGCGGAAAAACCGAAAACGGCACGGCGGATGCAGAGCCATAATAACGGTCGGCAATACCGGCATTTAATTCGCCCAACGCCTGATATTGAATGCGCTCCAACACGGCAAACAGCCGCCCTAAAAGATAGGCGCGATTCGGGCTTTCATTGTTCAAACTCATAGGAACTCCTTCTTCGATAAAACCTTTTCTAAAACGCCGCTCTAATACGGCTTTCATCATTGCCACGCGCAGTCCGTTTACATCGCCGTCGGCGCGGATTCGGGTAATCAGTTGCGACAGCAAACTTAAGGGGTACGGCGTGCCGCAAATCACGGCGCAGGTCATTTCACCTGCCAATACGGGCGAGATATTTTCACTTTTGCCCAATACGGCAGTTTGCAATAAGAGTCGCCAAATAGATGGCGGCGTTTTCCACGCGCAAGGCTCAAGGGCTAAATCTTGCCAATGCTGCGCCAAATTTTCCGCCAATTGCCCAAACGTGGTGTCCAGCCAAAAGCGAACAGAAATCCGCGCGGCATTGGGGGCAAGCCCTAAGATATAAAAACGGGTATTGGGAGAGAGTTCGGGCGCAATTTCTTGCAGCGGACGACCTTTGCCAATTTGTTCCAATACGTTGAAAACTTTGGCGCTTTCTTGTTCGTCATCCGGCGGCGTGAACACTTGCGCGAAAAAGCCTTCGGCAGCCTGCGCCGTGGCGTTATCGTCCGCTTCCGCCCAAAAGACCGTGCTGGCATCGCCGATGGTCAGGCAGTGATTATTTTCGCGGCGCAACAGATAGTTCAGCGCAGTGGTGTAGGCAAAGGCGGATTGTTCGGAAACAGGGGCATTTGCGCCTTGCTCCTTGCCAAAAGAGGCAAAGGCTTCTTTGTTGAACGAAATAATCGAACCGCCGGAGCTTTGTCCGCCAAACACGCCTTTAATCGCAGGATGCAGCCGTGCAATCGGGGCTGTATCGCCACTAATCAAGCACAAGCCCTCAAGCGCCTCGTCGCTTTTCAGGCAGCCTGCCCACAAGGTTTGCGCGGCTTCGCGTTTATGAATAAGTGCGGTCGGTTTTTCAAGAGAAAATGCGATGTTGGCATCGAGCATTTCGGCAGGCAGATTTTCGGCAGCGAAATGTGCAGGCTGCCAGTTTTGCAGAAAACGGCACAAGGCTTGCAAGCCTTCATCGTCGCTGTTTTGCAGTAAATCGAGATGGTATTGCTTGAAGGCGTCAAAGGTTTTTTCAGACGGCGTAAACGGTTTTTCTTTGGCTTCGGCTTTGTTTTTATTGGCTTCTACGCCAAGCGCGTAGGCGGTTTTATCCCACAAAAAATTCGGTTTGATGCCCGACGTGCGTTTTTCAGGGCGCGGCACACTCATCAGCTTCGGCTGCGGCTTTTTATCGGCAGTCAGATTCGGCACAACGGTTTTCAGGCGACCTTCTTTATCCAACACCAAAATCCAGCCGATTTTCTCCTCGCTAAAGCCATAAGGTGGTACTTTCGGATTACCCATTTCATCGTTTTCCGCTGCCAAACGGCGGTAATAGCGGGCAAGGGACGCAAGAATCATGCTTTCACCTCCTCGGCGTAAAACGGCGGCACATCAATCACGCCCTCTTTCATTTGTGCGCGGAAAAAATGCGGCGTGTTGCCGTGGTCAAAATCAATATCGTGCAGCATCCAGCCTAAATCGCGGTTTACCTCGTTTTCCGATAACGCCGACGGCGGCAGCGGCTCGCCTTCGTCAATCAACGCAAAATCGGCAGGAAATTCACGCACGCCCAAACAAGGCTGCTGAAAGCATTGCCCCTTTTTCGCACGGCGTTTGAACATCTCGATATGCTTGGTAACGGTCTCATCCGCGCCTGCTTTTGCCGTCAGCACCGCATGGGCTTCAATCACATAAGCCACGTCTTTAAGCACCGTCGCCGCGCGCTGCTGGCGATCGTCTTCAATCAGCGTATATAAATCGGCAACATTCTTGCGCTTCATCGCGCCGCTGACCTTACCCGCCGAAATCTTGCCACCCAACTCATTGCGCCGCACCGACTCAAACCGAATCGGCTTCAACACATAAATCCGGTCAATCACCCACCGAATCGCCGGCTTCCAATGCACCGCCGCCAAAATCCCGCGCGCCGCCGACGGCGTGATGACATCATAAGACACCCGCTCCACCTTCATCTCCGGACGGGTAAAACAGGCATAATCGCCCCAAACGTGTAGGCGGATTTGGTTCATTTGGTTCTCCTTTTGGTTGGAAAGTGCGGTTTCAGACAACGTTTTGAAACGTTAGCGAAAATGACCGCACTTTTGCTTATTGACCTAATCCTTTCTATTAAGCCCAAATCATTTTGGCAATTTTAAATAACAGCATATGGCGTTCTTCTAATGCATTTCGATCAAATTCATTAATTGCCTTTAATTCGTTTAATTCGTGTTCTTTCTTAAACCGTTCCAGATCAAGATTAGATTTGTAGAAATCCTCTCTCAATGTCTCATTCCAAAGCAAAGTGCCAGAATAAGTTTTTAATTTTTGTTGATAAACCTCATTGCTGCTAGAAATATTATCTTTTCCTTTTAATAACAAAATTCCACCTAATCTATTTCTTTCAACAAGAAAAGTATCTTCATCTTCAAAATGTTTTTGGCTTTCTTCATTTCGAGATAGGATGTGCTCGATATGAAAACCATTCTTAGCACCTGTTTTTGTAACCAAATCTTCATAAGTATGCCGCATTTTTACATTAAACTGCTCTGCAAGAAATCCTTCTACCCGAGCAAAGAAATAGCGTTTAAAGCGGGTATTTAAATTATCTCCTGTCGTTTTAAATAAGGAATAGATCATTGATTCTTCAGATGTTGTTTTATCTTTTAATGCGTCCTTCAGCTCTTTATCGAATGCAGAACGGATAATTTCGTTGTTATCAGCATTGCGAATGCTTGCTGCAATCCTATGTAATGCCTCTTGGAAGTCGTTACTTTCATAAACGCTCTGAAGTTGCAGTAAAGAAAACAGTCTGTCTGTTTCTAGTGCAATTTTTTTAATTTTCTCCTCTTCTTTCTCATCATTAATCTTACAGGCTGACAGCCCCAATAAAAATACACCATCAATGTCATTCAAGCGGTTAAACGCAAATCCACCTATTTCATCTTTTTTAAGATGAGTTGATAGTTTCACATATAAATCTGCATAATAAGTAAAATCGTTATCCAAGAAATCCATAACACCTTGTGGATTATGATCCAGTTTTAAATTTTGCTGAAACTCACTTGAAAACATTAATCGATGATAATCGCCGTCATAACGTTTAGCATCACTACGATTTTGACTAAAACGGGCTTTTAAATAAAAACGGAAAAAACGATCGGTCTCATCATCAGATAACTGATTAATTGCACGAGTTTTATCTTCCCAAAGTTGGTTATATTGCTTCTTATCCAAGATAATCTTATCAATTTGTCCAAGTAACTTACCTTTGAGAATTTCGTAAGGCTTCAAGCGTACTCCTCGGTCATTAATAACTTCAAATACCATAGGAACATCTGTCTGTTCTACAGATAAATTAATCAATACCAAGCGACGTAAAAAATAAAATATAAATGTTTCTAATTGATGTTTTCCATCTATATTTTGCTCTAGCCAAGATTTAACTACCTTATAGTTTTTAACCATATTTTCAGCAGTTAGTCCACTATTTGTTGGTGCTTCGTCAATCTGCTCTTCAAATAATGCCTCCAGCGTTAACAAATGAGCCTCATGTCTCATCCAAAAAGTTTTCTTATAGCCTGATTGACCGAATATTTTACTTTTTACCCAATCAGATAGCTCACTCTTATTAGCGATCGCCTTATGATACAAGTTTAATAAGATCAAAGTTAAAGTTGTTAATCGTTGCTGTCCATCTACAACATAAACCCTTCCATCTATGGTATTAGTTACATAAGTATTTAAGTAATACCACGGATATTTACTGTCAATAACTTGTTCATCAGGAGGCAAGCTACTATTCTGTTGGTAGACTTCATTAAATTTATAAAAAATATCATCTAACAACCTTTTTACTGGTTCTTGTGTCCATTTATATTCACGTTGATAAAAATCAATGTAATATTGAGTATTACTAAAAACTTTATCTATATTTTGTTTATCAGGGGAAATATCCATAATTTTTTCCTTTGGTTAAGTTAATAAATATCTAAAATAAGAGTAGTAATACATCTACCCATCTCAGCACTTAGTTTACTCAAAAAACTAAATTCTCAGTTTTGATAAAAGCATTATCCTCCCAACTCAATCCCGCCACTTCATCATACAAATCCAGCCCAATCAGCGTATAAAACTGTTTACCGAAGTTTTTCTCGTTAATTGGTTCAATACGTCCTGCTTTATATAAAGCGGCAAGGGCTTTTTCGGGGATTTGGACGGTATAGGGTTGCAGTTTGCGTAGCAGCCCGCCGATGTGGTCGGCGTGGTGCAGGCTGCTAATGAGGTTTTCGGCATCGACATCGAACGGAATAATCAGCGGCTGCATATGGCTTTCGATCATGCGGAACTTATCAGCGATGGTTTGGAATGGGAAATCGAGGTTTTGCCCTGTATCGTTGTGCATTTTCAGGATTTTTTTATTGTCCAGTTCGCTGCCTTTTAATTGATAAAGCTCGGCGAAGTAGGCGGCGACGGCTTGGGTGGATAAGAGGTCGTCTGAAAAGCTGTCGGCGGTCAGGCGCATAACGGCGGCTTGGGCGGCAAGTTCGGGCGGGGCTTTCCATTGTTCTTCAGGCGCGAATATCCAGACAAAGCTGTTTTCAGACGGCCTTTTGCCTTCGCGGTTGCAGCGTCCTGCGGCTTGGGCAATGCTGTCTAAACCTGCTTCGGCGCGCATCACCAGCGGAAAATCCACATCAACGCCGGCTTCAATTAAGGAGGTGGCGATAACGTGGCAGGGTTCGTCCTTTTTCAGACGGCCTCGGATTTCATCGAGTTTTTGGCTGCGGTGTTTGGCGCACATTAAGGTGGTCAGGTGGAACGTGCCGTCAAGGTGTTTGGCTTGGTCGTACAGGCTGCGGGCGTGGCGGCGGTTATTGACGATGACGAGCATTTGTGGGTGTTCGGTAAGTTTGTCGAGCAGGTCGGCGTCGGTTTGTGTGCCGATGTGTTGCACGGTGGTGCGGCGCAGTTTGTCAAAAAGTGCGGTCGGTTTTGGGGCTATTTCGCGCACGTTTTCAAAGCCGCGATAGAAGCCGTTTTCGGCTTGCACAGCTGGCTGGGTGGCGGTGCACATGACGACGCTGCAGCGGTAGTTTTTCGCCAATTCTTTGATGGCTTGCATGATGGGCAGCAAAAGACTGAGCGGCAGCATTTGCGCTTCGTCGAGGATGATGACGGAGCCTGCGATGTTGTGCAGCTTGCGGCAGCGCGAGGAGCGGTCGGCAAAGAGGGATTCGAAGAATTGCACGGCGGTGGTCACGACAATCGGCGCGTCCCAGTTTTCCGAGGCAAGGCGCAATTTGTCTTTGGTGGCCTCATTTTGCAGTTTGCCATCGTCGAAGGTGCTGTGGTGTTCCAACACGGCTTGTTCGCCCAATTCGCCAAAGGCTTTGCGGAATTCGGCGGCATTTTGTTCGATGATGCTGGTAAACGGGATGACGTAAATCACGCGCCGCATACCGTGCCGTTTGGCGTGTTCCAGCGCAAATGCCATGGAAGTGAACGTTTTGCCGCCGCCCGTCGGCACGGTGAGCGTGAACAGCCCTTGCGGTTGTGTCGCTTGTTCTACGGCATGATCGAGAATTTCGCTGCGCAGGCGGTTTAAGGCGGCATTACGTTTTTCGGCTTCGGTTTGCGCTGTAGCTTGGGCGATACGTCGTCTGAAATCGTTGATGAATTGATTGAAATTGTGTTGTAAGGCGTTTAACTTAGGATAATCGCCGCGCTTGACGGCTTTGTTTTCTAGGTTTGAATAAAAGGCTTCAGTATCAAGATAATCAGCATCCACCAAGCAAGAATAGAGCATTCGGGTGAAGAAGGCGTATGAGAAAAAAGGATGATGCGCATCGGCTTTAAGTGGAGGTGCAGGCAGTTTTTGAGGGAGTTTG from Neisseria sp. DTU_2020_1000833_1_SI_GRL_NUU_006 includes these protein-coding regions:
- the cas5c gene encoding type I-C CRISPR-associated protein Cas5c → MNQIRLHVWGDYACFTRPEMKVERVSYDVITPSAARGILAAVHWKPAIRWVIDRIYVLKPIRFESVRRNELGGKISAGKVSGAMKRKNVADLYTLIEDDRQQRAATVLKDVAYVIEAHAVLTAKAGADETVTKHIEMFKRRAKKGQCFQQPCLGVREFPADFALIDEGEPLPPSALSENEVNRDLGWMLHDIDFDHGNTPHFFRAQMKEGVIDVPPFYAEEVKA
- the cas8c gene encoding type I-C CRISPR-associated protein Cas8c/Csd1, translated to MILASLARYYRRLAAENDEMGNPKVPPYGFSEEKIGWILVLDKEGRLKTVVPNLTADKKPQPKLMSVPRPEKRTSGIKPNFLWDKTAYALGVEANKNKAEAKEKPFTPSEKTFDAFKQYHLDLLQNSDDEGLQALCRFLQNWQPAHFAAENLPAEMLDANIAFSLEKPTALIHKREAAQTLWAGCLKSDEALEGLCLISGDTAPIARLHPAIKGVFGGQSSGGSIISFNKEAFASFGKEQGANAPVSEQSAFAYTTALNYLLRRENNHCLTIGDASTVFWAEADDNATAQAAEGFFAQVFTPPDDEQESAKVFNVLEQIGKGRPLQEIAPELSPNTRFYILGLAPNAARISVRFWLDTTFGQLAENLAQHWQDLALEPCAWKTPPSIWRLLLQTAVLGKSENISPVLAGEMTCAVICGTPYPLSLLSQLITRIRADGDVNGLRVAMMKAVLERRFRKGFIEEGVPMSLNNESPNRAYLLGRLFAVLERIQYQALGELNAGIADRYYGSASAVPFSVFPRLLSGAKHHLSRLRKDKAGMAVNLDKDLGEIIAKLPETFPRHLSIDEQGRFAIGYYHQKQGYFAKKETAETIEN
- a CDS encoding DUF262 domain-containing protein translates to MDISPDKQNIDKVFSNTQYYIDFYQREYKWTQEPVKRLLDDIFYKFNEVYQQNSSLPPDEQVIDSKYPWYYLNTYVTNTIDGRVYVVDGQQRLTTLTLILLNLYHKAIANKSELSDWVKSKIFGQSGYKKTFWMRHEAHLLTLEALFEEQIDEAPTNSGLTAENMVKNYKVVKSWLEQNIDGKHQLETFIFYFLRRLVLINLSVEQTDVPMVFEVINDRGVRLKPYEILKGKLLGQIDKIILDKKQYNQLWEDKTRAINQLSDDETDRFFRFYLKARFSQNRSDAKRYDGDYHRLMFSSEFQQNLKLDHNPQGVMDFLDNDFTYYADLYVKLSTHLKKDEIGGFAFNRLNDIDGVFLLGLSACKINDEKEEEKIKKIALETDRLFSLLQLQSVYESNDFQEALHRIAASIRNADNNEIIRSAFDKELKDALKDKTTSEESMIYSLFKTTGDNLNTRFKRYFFARVEGFLAEQFNVKMRHTYEDLVTKTGAKNGFHIEHILSRNEESQKHFEDEDTFLVERNRLGGILLLKGKDNISSSNEVYQQKLKTYSGTLLWNETLREDFYKSNLDLERFKKEHELNELKAINEFDRNALEERHMLLFKIAKMIWA
- the cas3 gene encoding CRISPR-associated helicase Cas3' — encoded protein: MMTYYAHSAQDELGNLLPYEHWQTLQSHLVNVGEMAAEFARVFGAQEIARQTGRLHDLGKYSEAFNHRLHGGSPVDHATAGAKIAVERWGNVIGKLMAFCIAGHHAGLANGNGEGDNRHTLKDRLALQFGADIPALDNLWQQEIKLPQKLPAPPLKADAHHPFFSYAFFTRMLYSCLVDADYLDTEAFYSNLENKAVKRGDYPKLNALQHNFNQFINDFRRRIAQATAQTEAEKRNAALNRLRSEILDHAVEQATQPQGLFTLTVPTGGGKTFTSMAFALEHAKRHGMRRVIYVIPFTSIIEQNAAEFRKAFGELGEQAVLEHHSTFDDGKLQNEATKDKLRLASENWDAPIVVTTAVQFFESLFADRSSRCRKLHNIAGSVIILDEAQMLPLSLLLPIMQAIKELAKNYRCSVVMCTATQPAVQAENGFYRGFENVREIAPKPTALFDKLRRTTVQHIGTQTDADLLDKLTEHPQMLVIVNNRRHARSLYDQAKHLDGTFHLTTLMCAKHRSQKLDEIRGRLKKDEPCHVIATSLIEAGVDVDFPLVMRAEAGLDSIAQAAGRCNREGKRPSENSFVWIFAPEEQWKAPPELAAQAAVMRLTADSFSDDLLSTQAVAAYFAELYQLKGSELDNKKILKMHNDTGQNLDFPFQTIADKFRMIESHMQPLIIPFDVDAENLISSLHHADHIGGLLRKLQPYTVQIPEKALAALYKAGRIEPINEKNFGKQFYTLIGLDLYDEVAGLSWEDNAFIKTENLVF